A part of Lepisosteus oculatus isolate fLepOcu1 chromosome 16, fLepOcu1.hap2, whole genome shotgun sequence genomic DNA contains:
- the LOC102685212 gene encoding class E basic helix-loop-helix protein 23: MNVGEENIFHGSDKRMNDLKSIGNETLIDLTQRYGQAAFSFGAGHGAGSPGRYPMSGASDFLSGQTAKSTESGGEQTSDDDDSFDHLDPRKRSSAFDEDKHSSSLTKKPKEQRSLRLSINARERRRMHDLNDALDGLRAVIPYAHSPSVRKLSKIATLLLAKNYILMQAQALEEMRRLVAYLNQGQTLTSPIPAALAPFGQAAVYPFSGTALATCAEKCTSYGGTPSSLFKHCNDKP; this comes from the coding sequence atgaacgttggagaagaaaatattttccatgGGTCAGATAAAAGAATGAATGACTTGAAGTCAATCGGCAATGAAACGCTAATTGATCTCACTCAGCGCTACGGTCAAGCCGCTTTTAGCTTCGGCGCTGGCCATGGTGCTGGAAGTCCCGGGCGCTATCCTATGTCAGGCGCTTCGGACTTCCTCTCAGGTCAGACAGCGAAGTCTACCGAGAGCGGCGGGGAGCAGACGAGCGACGACGACGACAGTTTCGACCACCTGGACCCCAGGAAACGAAGCTCCGCGTTTGACGAGGATAAACATTCGAGTTCGCTCACCAAAAAGCCAAAGGAGCAGAGATCGCTCCGGCTCAGCATAAACGCGAGAGAGAGAAGGCGGATGCATGACCTGAACGACGCTTTGGATGGTCTTAGGGCCGTGATTCCTTATGCCCACAGTCCATCAGTAAGGAAACTCTCCAAAATCGCTACTTTATTGCTGGCGAAGAACTACATCCTCATGCAAGCGCAGGCATTGGAGGAAATGAGAAGATTGGTGGCTTATTTGAATCAGGGACAGACGCTAACTTCTCCCATTCCAGCAGCTCTGGCCCCGTTCGGACAAGCGGCCGTATACCCCTTTTCAGGTACAGCTCTGGCCACCTGTGCCGAGAAATGCACTTCTTACGGTGGAACACCTTCAAGTCTCTTCAAACACTGCAACGACAAACCTTGA